The Carassius auratus strain Wakin chromosome 5, ASM336829v1, whole genome shotgun sequence genome includes a window with the following:
- the LOC113077441 gene encoding phospholipase D2-like, translated as MASSETDAAKRWQKCVDTVLCNITKEQLKSIENNSEERNFFVVHHLADLKEVCISPLIHGTPITCKVENTERYTTRSKVRVCTLYTVRLTHGNFTWTVKRKYKHFQELHRDLYKHKMMLQFLPLGRFAIQRQQLASLPEEMPTLHGINRIRRTSSKPKYLEEYLNNLLENTFYRNYHGMLDFLEISPLSFIRDLGPKGLEGYILKRSGGHRIQGLNCIGHHQFCFRWSRRWLVVKDSFLLYMSRDPGVVSFVLLFDPELKVLVGRVYTDTKHGVCIENFSRKLVIKCNSYRQALWWSHEIRSLSERCDFHQMNRYEGFAPPRPDTLTKWYVNGNGYFSDLADALQQAKEEIFITDWWLSPEVFLKRPATGTYWRLDKILKRKAEQGVKVCVLLYKEVELALGINSGYSKRTLMNLHPNIKVMRHPDHVASVVVLWAHHEKMVSIDQSVAFVGGLDLAFGRWDDSDYRLSDLDPPKTANNAETAQESNTVDGSAVPLTEPASECEDEVDLSCNALLWLGKDYSNFIKRDWTQLDQPFQDNVDRTQVPRIPWRDLGAVHHGKAARDLARHFIQRWNFTKIFKNKYKDDFYPYLLPKSHCTADKLPFTIPGATKASVQVLRSVDRWSAGTCEQSILNAYIHVIENSEHYIYLENQFFISCSDQKNVLNTIGDAIVKRILRAHSEGKKYRVFVVIPLLPGFEGDISQGGGNAIQAILHFTYRTINRGEHSILSRLKEQMQDEWTQYISLCGLRTNSQLGQSPVTELIYVHSKALIADDRCYIIGSANINDRSMLGSRDSELAVLVEDEERVPSVMNGEEYQAGPLALALRKECFSVLLGAKSDPNLNIDDPISDHFFNDVWNRIAQTNASIYEKVFRCLPLDCVRNLRELQEHVNAQNLGLTDPEEAKEELQGIKGILVHFPLHFLCEENLLPPLKSKEGMVPTEVWT; from the exons ATGGCTAGTTCTGAGACAGATGCAGCAAAAAGGTGGCAGAAATGCGTGGACACCGTGCTGTGCAACATTACTAAGGAACAGCTGAAATCTATCGAAAACAACAGTG aGGAACGGAACTTTTTTGTGGTACATCACCTGGCAGACCTAAAAGAAGTTTGCATCTCTCCTCTCATTCATGGCACACCTATCACCTGTAAAGTGGAAAACACAGAGCGATACACCACACGCTCCAAG GTACGTGTGTGCACTCTGTACACGGTCCGTCTGACACATGGCAATTTCACATGGACGGTAAAAAGAAAGTACAAGCACTTCCAGGAGCTCCACAGAGACCTGTACAAACACAAAATGATGCTGCAGTTCTTGCCTCTGGGGAG ATTTGCCATTCAGAGACAACAGCTGGCAAGTTTGCCAGAGGAAATGCCAACTTTACATGGAATCAACAGAATCAGGAGAACGTCTAGCAAACCG aAATATCTGGAGGAATATTTAAATAACTTACTAGAAAACACTTTCTACAGGAACTATCATGGGATG TTGGACTTTCTGGAAATCAGTCCACTTTCCTTCATCAGAGACCTTGGACCCAAAGGCCT TGAAGGTTATATTCTGAAACGGTCCGGGGGTCACCGCATCCAGGGGCTCAACTGCATCGGACATCATCAGTTCTGCTTTCGCTGGTCTCGTCGGTGGCTTGTGGTGAAGGATTCGTTCCTCCTGTACATGTCCAG AGATCCTGGCGTTGTGTCGTTTGTTCTGCTGTTCGATCCTGAGCTGAAGGTGTTGGTTGGACGTGTTTACACTGATACCAAGCATGGCGTCTGCATCGAGAACTTCAGCAG gaAGCTGGTGATTAAGTGCAATAGCTACAGACAGGCCTTGTGGTGGAGTCATGAGATTCGGAGTCTCTCTGAGCGCTGTGATTTCCACCAGATGAATCGCTATGAAGGCTTCGCCCCACCCAGACCGGACACCCTCACAAAGTG GTATGTTAATGGGAATGGCTATTTCTCAGACCTGGCAGATGCATTGCAACAGGCCAAGGAGGAGATCTTCATCACCGATTGGTG GCTCAGTCCAGAGGTTTTCCTCAAACGTCCAGCTACAGGAACATACTGGCGCTTGGACAAGATTCTCAAACGCAAAGCA GAACAGGgtgtgaaggtgtgtgtgttgttgtatAAAGAGGTGGAACTGGCTCTGGGGATCAACAGcggctacagcaagagaacactGATGAACCTGCACCCCAATATTAAG GTGATGCGTCACCCTGATCACGTGGCCTCAGTTGTGGTTCTCTGGGCCCATCATGAGAAAATGGTTTCCATCGACCAATCAGTGGCCTTTGTGGGTGGGTTGGATCTTGCATTTGGGAGGTGGGATGACAGCGACTATAGGCTAAGTGATTTGGATCCCCCCAAAACAGCCAATAATGCAGAGACTGCCCAAGAG TCTAATACTGTGGATGGCTCTGCCGTCCCTCTGACAGAACCTGCGTCAGAGTGTGAGGATGAAGTAGATCTGAGCTGTAATGCCCTCTTGTGGCTGGGAAAAGATTACAGCAACTTTATCAAGAGAGACTGGACACAGCTGGATCAGCCCTTTCAAG acaATGTTGACAGAACTCAGGTGCCGCGCATCCCCTGGCGAGACCTGGGTGCAGTGCATCATGGGAAGGCAGCCAGAGATCTTGCACGGCACTTCATCCAGCGCTGGAACTTCACAAAG ATCTTTAAGAACAAGTACAAGGATGACTTCTACCCGTACCTACTGCCAAAATCCCACTGCACAGCAGATAAGCTGCCATTCACCATTCCCGGTGCCACAAAAGCCTCTGTACAG GTTCTTCGTTCTGTGGATCGCTGGTCTGCTGGCACATGTGAACAGTCTATCCTCAATGCCTATATACATGTTATTGAAAACAGCGAGCATTACATTTATCTAGAG AATCAGTTCTTCATCAGCTGCTCAGATCAGAAGAATGTACTCAACACCATTGGAGACGCTATTGTCAAACGGATCCTACGGGCTCACAG TGAGGGGAAGAAGTACAGGGTGTTTGTCGTAATTCCCCTACTGCCTGGCTTTGAGGGTGACATCAGTCAGGGAGGAGGAAATGCCATTCAGGCTATACTGCACTTCAcctacag AACAATTAATCGAGGAGAACACTCCATTCTCTCAAGATTAAAGGAGCAAA TGCAGGATGAATGGACACAGTATATTTCTCTGTGTGGTCTGCGCACAAACTCTCAGCTCGGCCAGTCCCCTGTTACAGAGCTCATCTACGTCCACAGCAAAGCACTCATCGCTGACGACCGTTGCTACATCATAG GGTCAGCTAACATCAATGACAGGAGCATGCTGGGCAGTCGTGACAGTGAGCTGGCAGTGCTGGTGGAGGATGAGGAAAGAGTTCCCTCAGTCATGAACGGAGAGGAGTACCAGGCTGGACCACTAGCACTTGCCTTACGAAAGGAGTGCTTTAG CGTACTTCTTGGAGCAAAATCTGACCCAAATCTGAACATTGATGATCCAATCAGTGATCATTTCTTCAATGATGTTTGGAACAGAATCGCCCAAACAAATGCCAGCATCTATGAGAAG GTCTTCCGATGTCTTCCGCTGGATTGCGTCCGCAACTTGCGTGAGCTTCAGGAACACGTGAATGCTCAAAACCTTGGCCTTACTGACCCGGAGGAAGCCAAAGAAGAACTACAGGGCATCAAGGGCATCTTGGTCCATTTTCCTTTGCACTTCCTGTGCGAGGAGAACCTTCTCCCGCCACTTAAAAGCAAAGAAGGAATGGTTCCTACGGAGGTGTGGACGTAA